Proteins encoded within one genomic window of Gambusia affinis linkage group LG09, SWU_Gaff_1.0, whole genome shotgun sequence:
- the si:ch211-168f7.5 gene encoding uncharacterized protein si:ch211-168f7.5 isoform X2 yields the protein MAARRGCVNSLWSGTERVRIGERLKATLAGVLELEVLRRKHLEMVDAALRERAPGEPQAEEAESAASDTERGSATSRRQQAASPSNTMGSGCQSSPEECLSNSGDVTVQSSSGRGSNSRWSTLSWDVSSDLLSPPTPDSSGVVHLDSDSRPSSGFYSASGSSLSDSSYSVSSEAAHVGPVTPARPPKSWEQVPASADNTDTLWSEGVVQLQQPATDGNSEETETAEDPTAPAPAVQEIDASGFSFLSDLCTVVGDSLVSFIIPLLNPSSSPSSVQLKPQLDPFYCTDLVSRRTKEVYSYPSPLHAVALQSPLFTSLNQEQSSSTTSEGVQDDEAAEAKPDAAPLLPQQPSTPASVTHLEQYIARLACQYHQQVNTSTSDLTSPAAPAPIPQRGPCTPGNSHGSTQSLSAFESHNTPSTQLGGSATPCKSLLGNSARVSLSAMGKKATRNSINLGNLPSTTGEDLSINLHLNLNLNLAPGMNSIRGTADTAKNSSSGAIKSDVNMTSAASCKSLSSATPTAGVRSRSRISTCPSSLSHRSSLEVPPSSGATPGFGSSSFCRSLDWSTGGPPEVGQPVFVSNTGSAPGSQRSSLIQETCSSPKLSEDSPMVGEISRLSGLSRAVVVGLMEQGVELDIDCFQTDPAGAVRSHSKTHLTPQRDPSLDYGRLMESTPQRPIQLSLSVTHSPQSQSSLTPPLSHSNSPIHPYQSIHIPPPPQYSSQCHYQHIPSPSDLPSSTASSPASHPTPRARSPPRPLKPSPMGATPLSVFRRDSPFQCSLPHNNRTSSWEHGGLQPRGGSLRHSGGGGEGGSKWKKVERDGLYRGKHASHKLVRAATVSSYARREDYSSVWAEEAAHTPRKSSSKLWRGFEGRLWRKDSETEKEEMDRAEYGYGWSRGNMGSWRRENRRAKGSSDRKPKVDHSPVFSRSRGKEDGDRRSSSLRLSRRALFRSESQGLLVPRSHREELAKRGHWVSSFDVAQGGTSRDEGVRLLRAKEEDKRLSSTASLFNLSRSQSLEGSCQSLSSLSSPSFSPSPPPRQPLQRSRSLRDLGRKVFGSMRSLSLKRKPSKK from the exons GCTGCCTCCCCCTCAAACACAATGGGGTCAGGTTGTCAGAGCAGCCCAGAGGAGTGTCTCAGTAACTCGGGGGATGTGACCGTCCAGTCCTCATCTGGCAGGGGGAGTAACTCCCGGTGGTCCACTCTCTCCTGGGACGTCTCCTCAGACCTCCTCTCCCCTCCGACTCCGGACTCCAGCGGCGTGGTTCACCTGGACAGCGACTCCAGACCCAGTTCAG GTTTCTACTCTGCAAGTGGGAGCTCTCTGTCAGACTCCAGCTACTCCGTGTCCAGTGAAGCTGCCCATGTTGGACCGGTGACCCCTGCTAGACCCCCAAAGTCGTGGGAACAAGTTCCTGCTTCTGCTGACAACACTGACACCCTGTGGTCAGAAGGTGTAGTGCAGCTTCAGCAGCCTGCGACAGACGGCAACTCGGAGGAAACGGAAACAGCAGAGGATCCGACTGCACCTGCTCCAG CTGTTCAGGAGATTGATGCCTCTGGTTTCAGCTTTCTGTCTGATCTTTGCACGGTCGTCGGTGACTCCCTGGTTTCCTTCATCATCCCTCTTCTAAATCCCTCTTCATCCCCCTCCTCTGTGCAGCTGAAGCCCCAGTTGGACCCCTTCTACTGCACAGACCTGGTGTCTCGTCGAACCAAAGAGGTCTACTCTTATCCAAGCCCGCTGCACGCCGTTGCCCTCCAGAGCCCCCTCTTTACCTCCCTGAACCAAGAACAATCATCCTCCACAACGTCTGAAGGAGTCCAAGACGATGAGGCGGCAGAAGCAAAGCCTGACGCTGCCCCTCTCCTGCCTCAGCAGCCTTCCACTCCTGCCTCTGTCACCCACCTGGAGCAGTACATCGCTCGCCTGGCTTGCCAGTACCACCAGCAGGTGAACACATCCACCTCCGATCTCACGTCACCTGCTGCTCCTGCTCCAATCCCGCAGAGAGGTCCTTGTACTCCTGGAAACAGTCACGGCTCCACCCAGTCTCTATCTGCCTTTGAGAGCCATAATACACCCTCCACCCAGCTGGGTGGAAGCGCCACTCCTTGCAAGTCCCTGCTGGGAAACTCGGCCAGAGTCAGCCTCAGCGCTATGGGGAAAAAGGCCACCAGGAATTCAATCAACCTTGGTAATCTCCCTTCAACGACCGGAGAAGATTTAAGCATCAATCTGCATCTCAACCTCAACTTGAACTTGGCTCCAGGGATGAACTCTATCCGCGGAACCGCCGACACAgccaaaaacagcagcagtggaGCCATAAAGAGTGATGTGAACATGACTTCGGCTGCGTCTTGCAAGTCTCTGTCATCTGCCACTCCCACCGCAGGAGTCAGGTCTCGTTCTCGGATCTCAACTTGTCCAAGCAGTTTGAGCCACCGCAGTTCCCTGGAGGTCCCGCCGAGCTCTGGAGCCACTCCTGGGTTTGGGTCGTCTTCCTTCTGTCGCTCGTTGGATTGGAGCACCGGTGGTCCGCCTGAGGTGGGACAGCCAGTTTTTGTGTCAAACACGGGATCGGCTCCGGGATCTCAGCGCAGCAGCTTGATCCAAGAAACCTGCTCCAGTCCCAAGCTGAGTGAAGACTCCCCCATGGTGGGGGAGATCTCGCGCCTCTCAGGTCTGTCTCGGGCCGTGGTGGTGGGACTGATGGAGCAAGGTGTGGAGCTGGATATCGACTGCTTCCAAACGGATCCTGCGGGTGCGGTGAGGAGCCACAGTAAAACTCACCTGACTCCGCAGAGGGATCCATCGCTCGACTACGGCAGGCTGATGGAATCCACCCCACAGCGGCCGATCCAGCTCTCCCTCAGTGTCACCCACTCCCCCCAGTCTCAGTCCAGCCTCACCCCTCCTCTCTCACACTCCAACAGTCCCATTCACCCATACCAATCCATACACATCCCTCCCCCGCCTCAGTACTCCTCACAATGCCACTACCAGCACATCCCTTCTCCGTCTGATCTTCCCTCCTCTACAGCCTCCTCCCCAGCTTCACACCCCACCCCAAGGGCTCGCTCTCCTCCTCGCCCCCTCAAGCCATCACCTATGGGGGCCACCCCGCTCTCGGTTTTCCGACGAGATTCCCCTTTCCAGTGCTCCCTGCCACACAACAACCGAACCTCTTCTTGGGAGCATGGAGGACTCCAACCAAGAGGTGGCTCGCTCCGACATAGTGGGGGAGGAGGTGAGGGTGGGAGCAAGTGGAAGAAGGTGGAGCGAGATGGGCTCTACCGGGGGAAACACGCGTCCCATAAGCTGGTTAGGGCCGCTACTGTGAGCAGCTATGCCAGAAGAGAGGACTACAGCTCCGTTTGGGCTGAGGAGGCAGCCCACACACCCAGGAAGTCCTCCAGCAAACTATGGAGGGGCTTTGAGGGACGATTGTGGAGGAAAGATTCTGAGACAGAGAAGGAGGAGATGGACAGAGCCGAGTACGGATATGGCTGGAGCAGGGGGAACATGGGAAGCTGGAGGAGGGAGAACCGACGAGCCAAGGGATCCTCCGACAGGAAGCCAAAGGTTGATCACTCCCCCGTCTTCTCCAGGTCGAGAGGGAAGGAGGACGGGGATAGACGCAGCTCCAGCCTCCGGCTCTCCAGGAGGGCTCTGTTCAGGAGTGAGTCCCAGGGTCTGCTGGTGCCTCGGAGCCACAGGGAGGAGCTGGCGAAGAGGGGCCACTGGGTCTCCTCCTTCGATGTAGCGCAGGGTGGCACAAGCAGAGACGAAGGCGTCAGACTGCTGAGAGCCAAGGAAGAGGACAAGCGACTGTCCTCCACCGCCAGCCTCTTCAACCTGTCTCGCTCCCAGAGCCTGGAGGGCAGCTGCCAGTCGCTCTCGTCTCTGTCCTCGCCGTCGTTTTCGCCTTCCCCTCCTCCACGGCAGCCGCTCCAGCGCTCTCGGTCGCTGAGGGATTTGGGGAGGAAGGTGTTCGGCTCCATGAGGTCTCTTAGTCTCAAACGAAAGCCGTCCAAGAAGTGA
- the si:ch211-168f7.5 gene encoding nuclear pore complex protein DDB_G0274915 isoform X3 gives MGSGCQSSPEECLSNSGDVTVQSSSGRGSNSRWSTLSWDVSSDLLSPPTPDSSGVVHLDSDSRPSSGFYSASGSSLSDSSYSVSSEAAHVGPVTPARPPKSWEQVPASADNTDTLWSEGVVQLQQPATDGNSEETETAEDPTAPAPGDPAVQEIDASGFSFLSDLCTVVGDSLVSFIIPLLNPSSSPSSVQLKPQLDPFYCTDLVSRRTKEVYSYPSPLHAVALQSPLFTSLNQEQSSSTTSEGVQDDEAAEAKPDAAPLLPQQPSTPASVTHLEQYIARLACQYHQQVNTSTSDLTSPAAPAPIPQRGPCTPGNSHGSTQSLSAFESHNTPSTQLGGSATPCKSLLGNSARVSLSAMGKKATRNSINLGNLPSTTGEDLSINLHLNLNLNLAPGMNSIRGTADTAKNSSSGAIKSDVNMTSAASCKSLSSATPTAGVRSRSRISTCPSSLSHRSSLEVPPSSGATPGFGSSSFCRSLDWSTGGPPEVGQPVFVSNTGSAPGSQRSSLIQETCSSPKLSEDSPMVGEISRLSGLSRAVVVGLMEQGVELDIDCFQTDPAGAVRSHSKTHLTPQRDPSLDYGRLMESTPQRPIQLSLSVTHSPQSQSSLTPPLSHSNSPIHPYQSIHIPPPPQYSSQCHYQHIPSPSDLPSSTASSPASHPTPRARSPPRPLKPSPMGATPLSVFRRDSPFQCSLPHNNRTSSWEHGGLQPRGGSLRHSGGGGEGGSKWKKVERDGLYRGKHASHKLVRAATVSSYARREDYSSVWAEEAAHTPRKSSSKLWRGFEGRLWRKDSETEKEEMDRAEYGYGWSRGNMGSWRRENRRAKGSSDRKPKVDHSPVFSRSRGKEDGDRRSSSLRLSRRALFRSESQGLLVPRSHREELAKRGHWVSSFDVAQGGTSRDEGVRLLRAKEEDKRLSSTASLFNLSRSQSLEGSCQSLSSLSSPSFSPSPPPRQPLQRSRSLRDLGRKVFGSMRSLSLKRKPSKK, from the exons ATGGGGTCAGGTTGTCAGAGCAGCCCAGAGGAGTGTCTCAGTAACTCGGGGGATGTGACCGTCCAGTCCTCATCTGGCAGGGGGAGTAACTCCCGGTGGTCCACTCTCTCCTGGGACGTCTCCTCAGACCTCCTCTCCCCTCCGACTCCGGACTCCAGCGGCGTGGTTCACCTGGACAGCGACTCCAGACCCAGTTCAG GTTTCTACTCTGCAAGTGGGAGCTCTCTGTCAGACTCCAGCTACTCCGTGTCCAGTGAAGCTGCCCATGTTGGACCGGTGACCCCTGCTAGACCCCCAAAGTCGTGGGAACAAGTTCCTGCTTCTGCTGACAACACTGACACCCTGTGGTCAGAAGGTGTAGTGCAGCTTCAGCAGCCTGCGACAGACGGCAACTCGGAGGAAACGGAAACAGCAGAGGATCCGACTGCACCTGCTCCAGGTGATCCAG CTGTTCAGGAGATTGATGCCTCTGGTTTCAGCTTTCTGTCTGATCTTTGCACGGTCGTCGGTGACTCCCTGGTTTCCTTCATCATCCCTCTTCTAAATCCCTCTTCATCCCCCTCCTCTGTGCAGCTGAAGCCCCAGTTGGACCCCTTCTACTGCACAGACCTGGTGTCTCGTCGAACCAAAGAGGTCTACTCTTATCCAAGCCCGCTGCACGCCGTTGCCCTCCAGAGCCCCCTCTTTACCTCCCTGAACCAAGAACAATCATCCTCCACAACGTCTGAAGGAGTCCAAGACGATGAGGCGGCAGAAGCAAAGCCTGACGCTGCCCCTCTCCTGCCTCAGCAGCCTTCCACTCCTGCCTCTGTCACCCACCTGGAGCAGTACATCGCTCGCCTGGCTTGCCAGTACCACCAGCAGGTGAACACATCCACCTCCGATCTCACGTCACCTGCTGCTCCTGCTCCAATCCCGCAGAGAGGTCCTTGTACTCCTGGAAACAGTCACGGCTCCACCCAGTCTCTATCTGCCTTTGAGAGCCATAATACACCCTCCACCCAGCTGGGTGGAAGCGCCACTCCTTGCAAGTCCCTGCTGGGAAACTCGGCCAGAGTCAGCCTCAGCGCTATGGGGAAAAAGGCCACCAGGAATTCAATCAACCTTGGTAATCTCCCTTCAACGACCGGAGAAGATTTAAGCATCAATCTGCATCTCAACCTCAACTTGAACTTGGCTCCAGGGATGAACTCTATCCGCGGAACCGCCGACACAgccaaaaacagcagcagtggaGCCATAAAGAGTGATGTGAACATGACTTCGGCTGCGTCTTGCAAGTCTCTGTCATCTGCCACTCCCACCGCAGGAGTCAGGTCTCGTTCTCGGATCTCAACTTGTCCAAGCAGTTTGAGCCACCGCAGTTCCCTGGAGGTCCCGCCGAGCTCTGGAGCCACTCCTGGGTTTGGGTCGTCTTCCTTCTGTCGCTCGTTGGATTGGAGCACCGGTGGTCCGCCTGAGGTGGGACAGCCAGTTTTTGTGTCAAACACGGGATCGGCTCCGGGATCTCAGCGCAGCAGCTTGATCCAAGAAACCTGCTCCAGTCCCAAGCTGAGTGAAGACTCCCCCATGGTGGGGGAGATCTCGCGCCTCTCAGGTCTGTCTCGGGCCGTGGTGGTGGGACTGATGGAGCAAGGTGTGGAGCTGGATATCGACTGCTTCCAAACGGATCCTGCGGGTGCGGTGAGGAGCCACAGTAAAACTCACCTGACTCCGCAGAGGGATCCATCGCTCGACTACGGCAGGCTGATGGAATCCACCCCACAGCGGCCGATCCAGCTCTCCCTCAGTGTCACCCACTCCCCCCAGTCTCAGTCCAGCCTCACCCCTCCTCTCTCACACTCCAACAGTCCCATTCACCCATACCAATCCATACACATCCCTCCCCCGCCTCAGTACTCCTCACAATGCCACTACCAGCACATCCCTTCTCCGTCTGATCTTCCCTCCTCTACAGCCTCCTCCCCAGCTTCACACCCCACCCCAAGGGCTCGCTCTCCTCCTCGCCCCCTCAAGCCATCACCTATGGGGGCCACCCCGCTCTCGGTTTTCCGACGAGATTCCCCTTTCCAGTGCTCCCTGCCACACAACAACCGAACCTCTTCTTGGGAGCATGGAGGACTCCAACCAAGAGGTGGCTCGCTCCGACATAGTGGGGGAGGAGGTGAGGGTGGGAGCAAGTGGAAGAAGGTGGAGCGAGATGGGCTCTACCGGGGGAAACACGCGTCCCATAAGCTGGTTAGGGCCGCTACTGTGAGCAGCTATGCCAGAAGAGAGGACTACAGCTCCGTTTGGGCTGAGGAGGCAGCCCACACACCCAGGAAGTCCTCCAGCAAACTATGGAGGGGCTTTGAGGGACGATTGTGGAGGAAAGATTCTGAGACAGAGAAGGAGGAGATGGACAGAGCCGAGTACGGATATGGCTGGAGCAGGGGGAACATGGGAAGCTGGAGGAGGGAGAACCGACGAGCCAAGGGATCCTCCGACAGGAAGCCAAAGGTTGATCACTCCCCCGTCTTCTCCAGGTCGAGAGGGAAGGAGGACGGGGATAGACGCAGCTCCAGCCTCCGGCTCTCCAGGAGGGCTCTGTTCAGGAGTGAGTCCCAGGGTCTGCTGGTGCCTCGGAGCCACAGGGAGGAGCTGGCGAAGAGGGGCCACTGGGTCTCCTCCTTCGATGTAGCGCAGGGTGGCACAAGCAGAGACGAAGGCGTCAGACTGCTGAGAGCCAAGGAAGAGGACAAGCGACTGTCCTCCACCGCCAGCCTCTTCAACCTGTCTCGCTCCCAGAGCCTGGAGGGCAGCTGCCAGTCGCTCTCGTCTCTGTCCTCGCCGTCGTTTTCGCCTTCCCCTCCTCCACGGCAGCCGCTCCAGCGCTCTCGGTCGCTGAGGGATTTGGGGAGGAAGGTGTTCGGCTCCATGAGGTCTCTTAGTCTCAAACGAAAGCCGTCCAAGAAGTGA
- the si:ch211-168f7.5 gene encoding nuclear pore complex protein DDB_G0274915 isoform X1 gives MAARRGCVNSLWSGTERVRIGERLKATLAGVLELEVLRRKHLEMVDAALRERAPGEPQAEEAESAASDTERGSATSRRQQAASPSNTMGSGCQSSPEECLSNSGDVTVQSSSGRGSNSRWSTLSWDVSSDLLSPPTPDSSGVVHLDSDSRPSSGFYSASGSSLSDSSYSVSSEAAHVGPVTPARPPKSWEQVPASADNTDTLWSEGVVQLQQPATDGNSEETETAEDPTAPAPGDPAVQEIDASGFSFLSDLCTVVGDSLVSFIIPLLNPSSSPSSVQLKPQLDPFYCTDLVSRRTKEVYSYPSPLHAVALQSPLFTSLNQEQSSSTTSEGVQDDEAAEAKPDAAPLLPQQPSTPASVTHLEQYIARLACQYHQQVNTSTSDLTSPAAPAPIPQRGPCTPGNSHGSTQSLSAFESHNTPSTQLGGSATPCKSLLGNSARVSLSAMGKKATRNSINLGNLPSTTGEDLSINLHLNLNLNLAPGMNSIRGTADTAKNSSSGAIKSDVNMTSAASCKSLSSATPTAGVRSRSRISTCPSSLSHRSSLEVPPSSGATPGFGSSSFCRSLDWSTGGPPEVGQPVFVSNTGSAPGSQRSSLIQETCSSPKLSEDSPMVGEISRLSGLSRAVVVGLMEQGVELDIDCFQTDPAGAVRSHSKTHLTPQRDPSLDYGRLMESTPQRPIQLSLSVTHSPQSQSSLTPPLSHSNSPIHPYQSIHIPPPPQYSSQCHYQHIPSPSDLPSSTASSPASHPTPRARSPPRPLKPSPMGATPLSVFRRDSPFQCSLPHNNRTSSWEHGGLQPRGGSLRHSGGGGEGGSKWKKVERDGLYRGKHASHKLVRAATVSSYARREDYSSVWAEEAAHTPRKSSSKLWRGFEGRLWRKDSETEKEEMDRAEYGYGWSRGNMGSWRRENRRAKGSSDRKPKVDHSPVFSRSRGKEDGDRRSSSLRLSRRALFRSESQGLLVPRSHREELAKRGHWVSSFDVAQGGTSRDEGVRLLRAKEEDKRLSSTASLFNLSRSQSLEGSCQSLSSLSSPSFSPSPPPRQPLQRSRSLRDLGRKVFGSMRSLSLKRKPSKK, from the exons GCTGCCTCCCCCTCAAACACAATGGGGTCAGGTTGTCAGAGCAGCCCAGAGGAGTGTCTCAGTAACTCGGGGGATGTGACCGTCCAGTCCTCATCTGGCAGGGGGAGTAACTCCCGGTGGTCCACTCTCTCCTGGGACGTCTCCTCAGACCTCCTCTCCCCTCCGACTCCGGACTCCAGCGGCGTGGTTCACCTGGACAGCGACTCCAGACCCAGTTCAG GTTTCTACTCTGCAAGTGGGAGCTCTCTGTCAGACTCCAGCTACTCCGTGTCCAGTGAAGCTGCCCATGTTGGACCGGTGACCCCTGCTAGACCCCCAAAGTCGTGGGAACAAGTTCCTGCTTCTGCTGACAACACTGACACCCTGTGGTCAGAAGGTGTAGTGCAGCTTCAGCAGCCTGCGACAGACGGCAACTCGGAGGAAACGGAAACAGCAGAGGATCCGACTGCACCTGCTCCAGGTGATCCAG CTGTTCAGGAGATTGATGCCTCTGGTTTCAGCTTTCTGTCTGATCTTTGCACGGTCGTCGGTGACTCCCTGGTTTCCTTCATCATCCCTCTTCTAAATCCCTCTTCATCCCCCTCCTCTGTGCAGCTGAAGCCCCAGTTGGACCCCTTCTACTGCACAGACCTGGTGTCTCGTCGAACCAAAGAGGTCTACTCTTATCCAAGCCCGCTGCACGCCGTTGCCCTCCAGAGCCCCCTCTTTACCTCCCTGAACCAAGAACAATCATCCTCCACAACGTCTGAAGGAGTCCAAGACGATGAGGCGGCAGAAGCAAAGCCTGACGCTGCCCCTCTCCTGCCTCAGCAGCCTTCCACTCCTGCCTCTGTCACCCACCTGGAGCAGTACATCGCTCGCCTGGCTTGCCAGTACCACCAGCAGGTGAACACATCCACCTCCGATCTCACGTCACCTGCTGCTCCTGCTCCAATCCCGCAGAGAGGTCCTTGTACTCCTGGAAACAGTCACGGCTCCACCCAGTCTCTATCTGCCTTTGAGAGCCATAATACACCCTCCACCCAGCTGGGTGGAAGCGCCACTCCTTGCAAGTCCCTGCTGGGAAACTCGGCCAGAGTCAGCCTCAGCGCTATGGGGAAAAAGGCCACCAGGAATTCAATCAACCTTGGTAATCTCCCTTCAACGACCGGAGAAGATTTAAGCATCAATCTGCATCTCAACCTCAACTTGAACTTGGCTCCAGGGATGAACTCTATCCGCGGAACCGCCGACACAgccaaaaacagcagcagtggaGCCATAAAGAGTGATGTGAACATGACTTCGGCTGCGTCTTGCAAGTCTCTGTCATCTGCCACTCCCACCGCAGGAGTCAGGTCTCGTTCTCGGATCTCAACTTGTCCAAGCAGTTTGAGCCACCGCAGTTCCCTGGAGGTCCCGCCGAGCTCTGGAGCCACTCCTGGGTTTGGGTCGTCTTCCTTCTGTCGCTCGTTGGATTGGAGCACCGGTGGTCCGCCTGAGGTGGGACAGCCAGTTTTTGTGTCAAACACGGGATCGGCTCCGGGATCTCAGCGCAGCAGCTTGATCCAAGAAACCTGCTCCAGTCCCAAGCTGAGTGAAGACTCCCCCATGGTGGGGGAGATCTCGCGCCTCTCAGGTCTGTCTCGGGCCGTGGTGGTGGGACTGATGGAGCAAGGTGTGGAGCTGGATATCGACTGCTTCCAAACGGATCCTGCGGGTGCGGTGAGGAGCCACAGTAAAACTCACCTGACTCCGCAGAGGGATCCATCGCTCGACTACGGCAGGCTGATGGAATCCACCCCACAGCGGCCGATCCAGCTCTCCCTCAGTGTCACCCACTCCCCCCAGTCTCAGTCCAGCCTCACCCCTCCTCTCTCACACTCCAACAGTCCCATTCACCCATACCAATCCATACACATCCCTCCCCCGCCTCAGTACTCCTCACAATGCCACTACCAGCACATCCCTTCTCCGTCTGATCTTCCCTCCTCTACAGCCTCCTCCCCAGCTTCACACCCCACCCCAAGGGCTCGCTCTCCTCCTCGCCCCCTCAAGCCATCACCTATGGGGGCCACCCCGCTCTCGGTTTTCCGACGAGATTCCCCTTTCCAGTGCTCCCTGCCACACAACAACCGAACCTCTTCTTGGGAGCATGGAGGACTCCAACCAAGAGGTGGCTCGCTCCGACATAGTGGGGGAGGAGGTGAGGGTGGGAGCAAGTGGAAGAAGGTGGAGCGAGATGGGCTCTACCGGGGGAAACACGCGTCCCATAAGCTGGTTAGGGCCGCTACTGTGAGCAGCTATGCCAGAAGAGAGGACTACAGCTCCGTTTGGGCTGAGGAGGCAGCCCACACACCCAGGAAGTCCTCCAGCAAACTATGGAGGGGCTTTGAGGGACGATTGTGGAGGAAAGATTCTGAGACAGAGAAGGAGGAGATGGACAGAGCCGAGTACGGATATGGCTGGAGCAGGGGGAACATGGGAAGCTGGAGGAGGGAGAACCGACGAGCCAAGGGATCCTCCGACAGGAAGCCAAAGGTTGATCACTCCCCCGTCTTCTCCAGGTCGAGAGGGAAGGAGGACGGGGATAGACGCAGCTCCAGCCTCCGGCTCTCCAGGAGGGCTCTGTTCAGGAGTGAGTCCCAGGGTCTGCTGGTGCCTCGGAGCCACAGGGAGGAGCTGGCGAAGAGGGGCCACTGGGTCTCCTCCTTCGATGTAGCGCAGGGTGGCACAAGCAGAGACGAAGGCGTCAGACTGCTGAGAGCCAAGGAAGAGGACAAGCGACTGTCCTCCACCGCCAGCCTCTTCAACCTGTCTCGCTCCCAGAGCCTGGAGGGCAGCTGCCAGTCGCTCTCGTCTCTGTCCTCGCCGTCGTTTTCGCCTTCCCCTCCTCCACGGCAGCCGCTCCAGCGCTCTCGGTCGCTGAGGGATTTGGGGAGGAAGGTGTTCGGCTCCATGAGGTCTCTTAGTCTCAAACGAAAGCCGTCCAAGAAGTGA